A single region of the Arvicanthis niloticus isolate mArvNil1 chromosome 28, mArvNil1.pat.X, whole genome shotgun sequence genome encodes:
- the LOC143439940 gene encoding sperm motility kinase 2B-like — translation MSSESEQESEKLKSEPSPSGTESFHSQYVVLNTIGQGGYAKVKLARHRLTGKLVAVKIIRKRQQWCHPVTSEVEILKMTNHPNIISLFQVIETKKRIYLIMELAAGKPLYQHIQEAGYLQEDEARKIFKQILSAMSYCHDQGIIHRDLKADNIMIDNNGKIKIIDFGLGTQVKPGQLLRFHCGTYVFSSPEVVLGRLYDGTKIDVWTLGVLLYCMTTGRVPFDGANTPQLRRKILLGKYSIPHHLSLELEDMISYLLTMNPKHRPTISEAMMHPWLTEDSEDLPDFYEKHIPLRPDPAIVKAMEHLGFQAEDIEDSLCHKKYNQAMASYCFFKEQAGQECDSPTPAQPMNPSITPYTSRDDPATLHPELKRRSEPILFSSSSNSQMATHGQKPKQKEDRRVSWPGVPPCRSLQTTPTMGQAHIPFRSVPFRYSMHSTSASAEHKPVPSRGQRTGLKGWARKIGNALRSLCCCIPARKKRRLGEKRVSPQT, via the coding sequence ATGAGCTCTGAGAGCGAACAAGAGTCAGAAAAGCTCAAATCTGAGCCCAGCCCCTCTGGCACGGAGAGTTTCCACTCTcaatatgtagttttaaatacCATCGGCCAGGGGGGCTACGCCAAAGTCAAGCTGGCGAGGCACCGCCTCACAGGCAAGCTCGTGGCTGTCAAAATAATCCGCAAGAGGCAGCAATGGTGCCATCCGGTCACCTCTGAGGTCGAAATATTGAAGATGACCAACCATCCCAATATCATCTCTCTCTTTCAAGTCATTGAGACTAAGAAGAGAATATACCTCATCATGGAATTGGCAGCGGGTAAACCGCTGTACCAACACATCCAAGAAGCTGGTTACCTGCAGGAGGATGAGGCACGGaaaatattcaaacaaatatTAAGTGCTATGAGCTACTGCCATGACCAGGGGATCATTCATCGAGATTTAAAAGCAGATAATATTATGATAGacaataatggaaaaataaaaattattgattttggGCTTGGCACTCAAGTGAAGCCTGGGCAACTGCTGAGATTTCACTGCGGGACCTATGTATTTAGTTCTCCCGAGGTAGTCCTCGGGAGACTGTATGATGGCACTAAGATCGATGTGTGGACCCTAGGGGTTCTTCTGTACTGCATGACAACGGGAAGGGTCCCCTTTGATGGTGCTAACACACCACAATTGCGAAGGAAAATTTTGTTAGGAAAGTATTCTATCCCTCATCACCTGTCACTAGAGCTCGAGGACATGATTAGTTACCTACTGACAATGAACCCAAAACACCGACCGACAATCAGTGAAGCAATGATGCATCCTTGGCTTACAGAGGACTCAGAGGATCTCCCGGATTTTTATGAGAAACATATCCCCCTCAGGCCAGACCCAGCCATTGTAAAAGCCATGGAACATCTTGGATTTCAAGCAGAAGACATTGAAGACTCACTATGCCATAAAAAATACAATCAGGCCATGGCGTCATATTGTTTTTTCAAAGAGCAGGCTGGTCAGGAGTGTGACAGCCCTACCCCAGCTCAACCCATGAATCCATCAATTACACCATACACTTCCCGGGATGATCCTGCGACTTTACATCCGGAACTAAAGAGAAGAAGTGAGCccatcttgttttcttcttcctccaacaGCCAAATGGCTACTCATGGCCAGAAGCCTAAGCAGAAAGAAGACCGAAGGGTCAGTTGGCCTGGTGTTCCTCCCTGCAGGTCACTCCAGACTACACCAACAATGGGCCAAGCCCACATACCTTTTAGGAGTGTCCCCTTCAGGTACTCAATGCACAGCACCAGTGCCTCAGCAGAGCACAAGCCTGTCCCCAGCAGGGGCCAGCGCACAGGACTCAAGGGGTGGGCCAGAAAGATAGGAAATGCTCTAAGGAGTCTCTGTTGTTGTATACCAGCAAGAAAGAAACGTCGCCTGGGGGAGAAGAGAGTCTCCCCACAGACATAA